Proteins from a genomic interval of Kitasatospora herbaricolor:
- the hppD gene encoding 4-hydroxyphenylpyruvate dioxygenase, translating into MDFLGVDHVEFYVGDARQAAFVLSSGFGFRLLGQGGPETGLAGQRSLLLGQGDCRVLLTSGLAADHPASQYVARHGDGVAVLAFAARDAAAAYGTAVAGGASALEAPRTHTREDTSVVTATVSGFGDVVHRLVERHGSEREFLPGLIEMLDAAPPASPDLLRSIDHAAVCVPDGQLSGTTDFYRKAFGFDVIFEEYIEVGEQGMFSQVVQSPGGGVTLTLIQPDLGRTPGQIDNFLAWHGGPGVQHLALSSRDIVATVDTMAENGVGFASTPDSYYDSLHGRLGPVDLPVDRLRGRGILVDRDHWGQMYQIFATSMHVRRTFFWELIERHGARTFGTSNIPALYEAKERELATVRQSDQIPPTTEAGHR; encoded by the coding sequence ATGGACTTCCTCGGCGTCGATCATGTCGAGTTCTACGTGGGCGACGCGCGCCAGGCGGCGTTCGTGCTGTCCTCCGGGTTCGGCTTCCGCCTGCTCGGGCAGGGCGGCCCCGAGACCGGCCTGGCCGGGCAGCGCAGCCTGCTGCTGGGCCAGGGCGACTGCCGGGTGCTGCTGACCTCAGGGCTGGCGGCGGACCACCCTGCGTCGCAGTACGTCGCCCGGCACGGCGACGGCGTGGCCGTGCTCGCCTTCGCCGCCCGGGACGCCGCCGCCGCGTACGGCACGGCGGTGGCCGGCGGCGCGAGCGCGCTCGAAGCCCCCCGGACCCACACCCGCGAGGACACCTCGGTCGTCACCGCCACCGTCTCCGGCTTCGGCGACGTGGTGCACCGGCTGGTCGAACGGCACGGCTCGGAAAGGGAGTTCCTGCCGGGTCTGATCGAGATGCTGGACGCGGCGCCGCCGGCCTCGCCCGACCTGCTGCGGAGCATCGACCACGCGGCGGTCTGCGTGCCGGACGGGCAGCTCAGCGGCACCACGGACTTCTACCGCAAGGCCTTCGGCTTCGACGTGATCTTCGAGGAGTACATCGAGGTCGGGGAGCAGGGCATGTTCTCCCAGGTGGTGCAGAGCCCCGGCGGCGGCGTCACGCTCACGCTGATCCAGCCGGACCTCGGCCGCACCCCCGGCCAGATCGACAACTTCCTCGCCTGGCACGGCGGCCCCGGCGTGCAGCACCTGGCCCTGAGCAGCCGCGACATCGTCGCCACCGTCGACACGATGGCGGAGAACGGCGTCGGCTTCGCGTCCACCCCGGACAGCTACTACGACTCGCTGCACGGCCGGCTGGGGCCGGTCGACCTCCCGGTGGACCGGCTGCGCGGCCGCGGAATCCTGGTCGACCGGGACCACTGGGGCCAGATGTACCAGATCTTCGCCACCTCGATGCACGTCCGCCGGACCTTCTTCTGGGAGCTGATCGAGCGTCACGGCGCCCGCACCTTCGGCACCAGCAACATACCCGCCCTCTACGAGGCCAAGGAAAGGGAGCTCGCCACCGTGCGGCAGTCCGACCAGATCCCCCCGACCACCGAGGCGGGCCACCGATGA
- a CDS encoding phytanoyl-CoA dioxygenase family protein: MTAAPTLRFDLTDEELALLPDAEDVAFYAEHGWYLSKKLFTDEEVDRLAAASEDYYAGERSRTLPVRPPRLAAWQPSDGPVQRHNDYVHHESDPIARVLCKPLIGAVAALLAGTDEIRVFQSTLILKPAVSGEPSNIVPWHFDKHYWSTSTSERMLTAFVPFHDCDEEMGTLTVVDGSHLWRETGRQDSMTKHFADRDKADLERVLAENAAFNGAAIRKVPMVIPQGHMSFHHCRTYHGSGPNRSDRPRRAISFHLQDGANEYRDFALSDGATAAYNHDVLVRRLPDGRPDYADPAYCPVLWRADGAAGHG, encoded by the coding sequence ATGACCGCCGCCCCGACCCTGCGCTTCGACCTCACCGACGAGGAACTGGCCCTGCTGCCGGACGCCGAGGACGTCGCCTTCTACGCCGAGCACGGCTGGTACCTGTCGAAGAAGCTGTTCACCGACGAGGAGGTGGACCGGCTGGCCGCCGCGAGCGAGGACTACTACGCCGGCGAGCGGAGCCGCACCCTGCCGGTCCGCCCGCCCCGGCTGGCGGCCTGGCAGCCCTCGGACGGGCCGGTCCAGCGCCACAACGACTACGTCCACCACGAGAGCGACCCGATCGCCCGGGTGCTGTGCAAGCCGCTGATCGGGGCGGTGGCCGCGCTGCTGGCCGGTACCGACGAGATCCGGGTGTTCCAGTCCACTCTGATCCTCAAGCCCGCGGTCTCCGGCGAGCCCAGCAACATCGTGCCCTGGCACTTCGACAAGCACTACTGGTCCACCTCGACCTCGGAGCGGATGCTGACCGCGTTCGTCCCGTTCCACGACTGCGACGAGGAGATGGGCACCCTCACCGTGGTGGACGGCAGCCACCTGTGGCGGGAGACCGGCCGCCAGGACTCGATGACCAAGCACTTCGCCGACCGCGACAAGGCCGACCTTGAGCGGGTGCTCGCCGAGAACGCCGCCTTCAACGGCGCCGCCATCCGCAAGGTGCCGATGGTCATCCCCCAGGGCCACATGAGCTTCCACCACTGCCGGACGTACCACGGCAGCGGTCCCAACCGCAGCGACCGGCCGCGCCGCGCGATCTCCTTCCACCTCCAGGACGGCGCGAACGAGTACCGCGACTTCGCGCTCAGCGACGGCGCCACCGCCGCCTACAACCACGACGTACTGGTCCGGCGACTGCCCGACGGCCGCCCCGACTACGCGGACCCGGCGTACTGCCCGGTGCTCTGGCGCGCCGACGGAGCGGCCGGCCATGGCTGA